From one Eucalyptus grandis isolate ANBG69807.140 chromosome 9, ASM1654582v1, whole genome shotgun sequence genomic stretch:
- the LOC120288247 gene encoding uncharacterized protein LOC120288247: MGTIRLNPNRIWQPPKKGVIKVNMDDAFPFANNKGAIASLARDHTSKMLEGFTRTIQASSTLETETQALLCTLKDLLQNGKIESHLLLESNNLILVETINRCRLPPWNCRALFAECAALTLCFANLMVKHCQREANALADWAAKAHGQGLLSPNWVHSPPQIMMDMICTEVLVKGCSFFPT, from the coding sequence ATGGGGACAATTCGGCTGAACCCTAATCGAATTTGGCAACCACCGAAGAAAGGCGTTATTAAGGTAAATATGGACGACGCCTTTCCTTTCGCAAATAATAAGGGAGCGATCGCTAGTCTTGCTCGCGATCACACTAGCAAAATGCTTGAAGGCTTCACACGCACCATTCAGGCATCTTCTACACTCGAGACGGAGACCCAAGCACTTTTGTGCACCCTAAAGGACCTTTTGCAGAACGGAAAAATCGAATCTCACCTACTGCTTGAATCCAATAATCTCATTCTTGTCGAGACTATCAACCGATGCCGTCTGCCGCCATGGAATTGCCGCGCTCTGTTCGCCGAATGTGCAGCCTTGACGCTCTGTTTTGCAAATCTCATGGTGAAGCACTGTCAACGTGAGGCAAATGCCCTAGCTGACTGGGCTGCGAAGGCCCATGGACAAGGCCTTCTTTCACCAAATTGGGTTCATTCTCCTCCTCAAATTATGATGGACATGATATGTACTGAAGTCCTTGTTAAGGGTTGTTCCTTTTTCCCTACGTGA